One stretch of Tachysurus fulvidraco isolate hzauxx_2018 chromosome 12, HZAU_PFXX_2.0, whole genome shotgun sequence DNA includes these proteins:
- the mipol1 gene encoding mirror-image polydactyly gene 1 protein isoform X2: MNCHSMAHDVKTAILRAKHKISSLENELCAKRESCSEGEEENHQMPWKLKQELKDSLVDMYKANPKVNEELKQRLPSPIKRHCSETTPQSGFCGLASSPDISQTTSETAAPEKKLKGPDSPRAREDPVHGPFPPPPPPLPAPARNIEEVVMLPLQSAPTQHSLNEEETDTRATSKSPCVTPDPTAPRRITDKCNGNSKVSHDTKRQVPFLDKEKNIAFLLKELDSLRDLNKKLHEKLALKEKELETMRLDSQLQEEKLGADACERAAALVEEIYKAQRERDQAVMARLRLANEERDEALLRAKKLQEAALELENINPEETDMDLEELLNRVSSADSALSIEQSGMAILERIQRARERRSKITSEEMKAVIEERDNAFTRCQRLDQELLHTRELSQANTRHLNMANNQEQVHKIQLELEAVQRERNIAMEHGHKLDEELQAMRRCHSAQQSQTDESSGKETPCLSSPTYVKESSTAQGQNLLSHVQHLTSELQSTQTQLRVAQESEREANEKVHKLERLVDVLRKKVGTGSVRTVI, from the exons CCGCCATCCTGAGAGCGAAACATAAAATTTCGAGCTTGGAGAATGAGCTGTGTGCCaaaag GGAGAGCTGCTCAGAAGGTGAGGAGGAAAACCATCAGATGCCATGGAAGCTCAAACAAGAGTTGAAGGATTCACTTGTTGATATGTACAAAG CTAATCCAAAAGTCAATGAGGAACTGAAACAAAGGCTGCCGTCCCCTATAAAGCGCCATTGTTCAGAGACCACACCACAATCTGG GTTCTGTGGTCTGGCCTCCAGCCCAGATATCTCTCAAACTACGTCGGAGACAGCGGCTCCGGAGAAAAAACTGAAAG GTCCTGACTCTCCCAGGGCTAGAGAAGACCCAGTGCATGGACCCTTTCCACCACCGCCACCACCCCTACCGGCCCCAGCGAGAAATATAGAGGAGGTGGTGATGCTGCCCCTCCAAAGTGCCCCCACACAGCACAGTCTGAACGAAGAGGAGACCGACACCAGGGCTACCAGCAAATCACCCTGCGTGACACCAGACCCGACAGCACCCAG AAGAATCACAGATAAGTGCAATGGGAATTCCAAAGTTAGTCATGACACCAAAAGGCAAGTCCCATTTCTGGATAAAGAGAAGAACATTGCATTCCTGTTGAAGGAGCTGGACTCACTACGAGACCTCAATAAGAAG ctccaTGAAAAGCTGGCCCTGAAGGAGAAGGAGCTTGAGACTATGCGATTGGACAGCCAACTTCAGGAAGAGAAACTTGGAGCCGATGCCTGTGAGAGAGCTGCAG cATTAGTGGAGGAGATTTATAAAGCTCAGAGGGAGAGGGACCAGGCTGTCATGGCCAGACTGCGGCTAGCTAATGAGGAACGGGATGAGGCTCTTCTTCGAGCCAAGAAGCTTCAAGAGGCAGCACTTGA GCTGGAGAATATTAACCCAGAGGAAACTGACATG gacctGGAGGAATTACTCAACAGAGTGAGCAGTGCGGATTCTGCCTTGAGCATTGAGCAGAGTGGTATGGCCATCCTAGAGCGCATTCAGAGGGCTAGGGAGCGCCGCTCTAAGATCACCTCTGAGGAGATGAAAGCTGTCATAGAAGAGCGAGACAATGCCTTCACCAGG TGCCAGCGCCTGGACCAAGAGCTTCTTCACACCAGAGAGCTGAGCCAGGCCAACACACGTCACTTGAACATGGCAAACAATCAGGAACAAGTGCACAAG ATTCAGTTAGAATTGGAGgctgtacagagagagaggaatattGCTATGGAACATGGGCACAAACTGGATGAGGAGCTCCAGGCTATGCGTAGGTGCCACAG TGCACAGCAGAGCCAAACAGATGAGTCCAGTGGGAAGGAGACCCCATGCTTGTCCTCTCCCACCTATGTTAAGGAAAGCAGCACAGCTCAAGGACAGAATCTGCTGAGCCATGTGCAGCATCTCACCTCAGAGCTACAGAGCACTCAGACTCAACTTCGTGTGGCACAGGAGTCTGAAAGAGAGGCCAATGAAAAAGTGCACAA
- the mipol1 gene encoding mirror-image polydactyly gene 1 protein isoform X3 gives MPWKLKQELKDSLVDMYKANPKVNEELKQRLPSPIKRHCSETTPQSGFCGLASSPDISQTTSETAAPEKKLKGPDSPRAREDPVHGPFPPPPPPLPAPARNIEEVVMLPLQSAPTQHSLNEEETDTRATSKSPCVTPDPTAPRRITDKCNGNSKVSHDTKRQVPFLDKEKNIAFLLKELDSLRDLNKKLHEKLALKEKELETMRLDSQLQEEKLGADACERAAALVEEIYKAQRERDQAVMARLRLANEERDEALLRAKKLQEAALDLQVQVVMRLENINPEETDMDLEELLNRVSSADSALSIEQSGMAILERIQRARERRSKITSEEMKAVIEERDNAFTRCQRLDQELLHTRELSQANTRHLNMANNQEQVHKIQLELEAVQRERNIAMEHGHKLDEELQAMRRCHSAQQSQTDESSGKETPCLSSPTYVKESSTAQGQNLLSHVQHLTSELQSTQTQLRVAQESEREANEKVHKLERLVDVLRKKVGTGSVRTVI, from the exons ATGCCATGGAAGCTCAAACAAGAGTTGAAGGATTCACTTGTTGATATGTACAAAG CTAATCCAAAAGTCAATGAGGAACTGAAACAAAGGCTGCCGTCCCCTATAAAGCGCCATTGTTCAGAGACCACACCACAATCTGG GTTCTGTGGTCTGGCCTCCAGCCCAGATATCTCTCAAACTACGTCGGAGACAGCGGCTCCGGAGAAAAAACTGAAAG GTCCTGACTCTCCCAGGGCTAGAGAAGACCCAGTGCATGGACCCTTTCCACCACCGCCACCACCCCTACCGGCCCCAGCGAGAAATATAGAGGAGGTGGTGATGCTGCCCCTCCAAAGTGCCCCCACACAGCACAGTCTGAACGAAGAGGAGACCGACACCAGGGCTACCAGCAAATCACCCTGCGTGACACCAGACCCGACAGCACCCAG AAGAATCACAGATAAGTGCAATGGGAATTCCAAAGTTAGTCATGACACCAAAAGGCAAGTCCCATTTCTGGATAAAGAGAAGAACATTGCATTCCTGTTGAAGGAGCTGGACTCACTACGAGACCTCAATAAGAAG ctccaTGAAAAGCTGGCCCTGAAGGAGAAGGAGCTTGAGACTATGCGATTGGACAGCCAACTTCAGGAAGAGAAACTTGGAGCCGATGCCTGTGAGAGAGCTGCAG cATTAGTGGAGGAGATTTATAAAGCTCAGAGGGAGAGGGACCAGGCTGTCATGGCCAGACTGCGGCTAGCTAATGAGGAACGGGATGAGGCTCTTCTTCGAGCCAAGAAGCTTCAAGAGGCAGCACTTGA TTTGCAGGTGCAGGTAGTTATGAG GCTGGAGAATATTAACCCAGAGGAAACTGACATG gacctGGAGGAATTACTCAACAGAGTGAGCAGTGCGGATTCTGCCTTGAGCATTGAGCAGAGTGGTATGGCCATCCTAGAGCGCATTCAGAGGGCTAGGGAGCGCCGCTCTAAGATCACCTCTGAGGAGATGAAAGCTGTCATAGAAGAGCGAGACAATGCCTTCACCAGG TGCCAGCGCCTGGACCAAGAGCTTCTTCACACCAGAGAGCTGAGCCAGGCCAACACACGTCACTTGAACATGGCAAACAATCAGGAACAAGTGCACAAG ATTCAGTTAGAATTGGAGgctgtacagagagagaggaatattGCTATGGAACATGGGCACAAACTGGATGAGGAGCTCCAGGCTATGCGTAGGTGCCACAG TGCACAGCAGAGCCAAACAGATGAGTCCAGTGGGAAGGAGACCCCATGCTTGTCCTCTCCCACCTATGTTAAGGAAAGCAGCACAGCTCAAGGACAGAATCTGCTGAGCCATGTGCAGCATCTCACCTCAGAGCTACAGAGCACTCAGACTCAACTTCGTGTGGCACAGGAGTCTGAAAGAGAGGCCAATGAAAAAGTGCACAA
- the mipol1 gene encoding mirror-image polydactyly gene 1 protein isoform X1 — MNCHSMAHDVKTAILRAKHKISSLENELCAKRESCSEGEEENHQMPWKLKQELKDSLVDMYKANPKVNEELKQRLPSPIKRHCSETTPQSGFCGLASSPDISQTTSETAAPEKKLKGPDSPRAREDPVHGPFPPPPPPLPAPARNIEEVVMLPLQSAPTQHSLNEEETDTRATSKSPCVTPDPTAPRRITDKCNGNSKVSHDTKRQVPFLDKEKNIAFLLKELDSLRDLNKKLHEKLALKEKELETMRLDSQLQEEKLGADACERAAALVEEIYKAQRERDQAVMARLRLANEERDEALLRAKKLQEAALDLQVQVVMRLENINPEETDMDLEELLNRVSSADSALSIEQSGMAILERIQRARERRSKITSEEMKAVIEERDNAFTRCQRLDQELLHTRELSQANTRHLNMANNQEQVHKIQLELEAVQRERNIAMEHGHKLDEELQAMRRCHSAQQSQTDESSGKETPCLSSPTYVKESSTAQGQNLLSHVQHLTSELQSTQTQLRVAQESEREANEKVHKLERLVDVLRKKVGTGSVRTVI; from the exons CCGCCATCCTGAGAGCGAAACATAAAATTTCGAGCTTGGAGAATGAGCTGTGTGCCaaaag GGAGAGCTGCTCAGAAGGTGAGGAGGAAAACCATCAGATGCCATGGAAGCTCAAACAAGAGTTGAAGGATTCACTTGTTGATATGTACAAAG CTAATCCAAAAGTCAATGAGGAACTGAAACAAAGGCTGCCGTCCCCTATAAAGCGCCATTGTTCAGAGACCACACCACAATCTGG GTTCTGTGGTCTGGCCTCCAGCCCAGATATCTCTCAAACTACGTCGGAGACAGCGGCTCCGGAGAAAAAACTGAAAG GTCCTGACTCTCCCAGGGCTAGAGAAGACCCAGTGCATGGACCCTTTCCACCACCGCCACCACCCCTACCGGCCCCAGCGAGAAATATAGAGGAGGTGGTGATGCTGCCCCTCCAAAGTGCCCCCACACAGCACAGTCTGAACGAAGAGGAGACCGACACCAGGGCTACCAGCAAATCACCCTGCGTGACACCAGACCCGACAGCACCCAG AAGAATCACAGATAAGTGCAATGGGAATTCCAAAGTTAGTCATGACACCAAAAGGCAAGTCCCATTTCTGGATAAAGAGAAGAACATTGCATTCCTGTTGAAGGAGCTGGACTCACTACGAGACCTCAATAAGAAG ctccaTGAAAAGCTGGCCCTGAAGGAGAAGGAGCTTGAGACTATGCGATTGGACAGCCAACTTCAGGAAGAGAAACTTGGAGCCGATGCCTGTGAGAGAGCTGCAG cATTAGTGGAGGAGATTTATAAAGCTCAGAGGGAGAGGGACCAGGCTGTCATGGCCAGACTGCGGCTAGCTAATGAGGAACGGGATGAGGCTCTTCTTCGAGCCAAGAAGCTTCAAGAGGCAGCACTTGA TTTGCAGGTGCAGGTAGTTATGAG GCTGGAGAATATTAACCCAGAGGAAACTGACATG gacctGGAGGAATTACTCAACAGAGTGAGCAGTGCGGATTCTGCCTTGAGCATTGAGCAGAGTGGTATGGCCATCCTAGAGCGCATTCAGAGGGCTAGGGAGCGCCGCTCTAAGATCACCTCTGAGGAGATGAAAGCTGTCATAGAAGAGCGAGACAATGCCTTCACCAGG TGCCAGCGCCTGGACCAAGAGCTTCTTCACACCAGAGAGCTGAGCCAGGCCAACACACGTCACTTGAACATGGCAAACAATCAGGAACAAGTGCACAAG ATTCAGTTAGAATTGGAGgctgtacagagagagaggaatattGCTATGGAACATGGGCACAAACTGGATGAGGAGCTCCAGGCTATGCGTAGGTGCCACAG TGCACAGCAGAGCCAAACAGATGAGTCCAGTGGGAAGGAGACCCCATGCTTGTCCTCTCCCACCTATGTTAAGGAAAGCAGCACAGCTCAAGGACAGAATCTGCTGAGCCATGTGCAGCATCTCACCTCAGAGCTACAGAGCACTCAGACTCAACTTCGTGTGGCACAGGAGTCTGAAAGAGAGGCCAATGAAAAAGTGCACAA
- the mipol1 gene encoding mirror-image polydactyly gene 1 protein isoform X4 produces MNCHSMAHDVKTAILRAKHKISSLENELCAKRESCSEGEEENHQMPWKLKQELKDSLVDMYKANPKVNEELKQRLPSPIKRHCSETTPQSGFCGLASSPDISQTTSETAAPEKKLKGPDSPRAREDPVHGPFPPPPPPLPAPARNIEEVVMLPLQSAPTQHSLNEEETDTRATSKSPCVTPDPTAPRRITDKCNGNSKVSHDTKRQVPFLDKEKNIAFLLKELDSLRDLNKKLHEKLALKEKELETMRLDSQLQEEKLGADACERAAALVEEIYKAQRERDQAVMARLRLANEERDEALLRAKKLQEAALDLQVQVVMRLENINPEETDMDLEELLNRVSSADSALSIEQSGMAILERIQRARERRSKITSEEMKAVIEERDNAFTRCQRLDQELLHTRELSQANTRHLNMANNQEQVHKIQLELEAVQRERNIAMEHGHKLDEELQAMRRCHRLERLVDVLRKKVGTGSVRTVI; encoded by the exons CCGCCATCCTGAGAGCGAAACATAAAATTTCGAGCTTGGAGAATGAGCTGTGTGCCaaaag GGAGAGCTGCTCAGAAGGTGAGGAGGAAAACCATCAGATGCCATGGAAGCTCAAACAAGAGTTGAAGGATTCACTTGTTGATATGTACAAAG CTAATCCAAAAGTCAATGAGGAACTGAAACAAAGGCTGCCGTCCCCTATAAAGCGCCATTGTTCAGAGACCACACCACAATCTGG GTTCTGTGGTCTGGCCTCCAGCCCAGATATCTCTCAAACTACGTCGGAGACAGCGGCTCCGGAGAAAAAACTGAAAG GTCCTGACTCTCCCAGGGCTAGAGAAGACCCAGTGCATGGACCCTTTCCACCACCGCCACCACCCCTACCGGCCCCAGCGAGAAATATAGAGGAGGTGGTGATGCTGCCCCTCCAAAGTGCCCCCACACAGCACAGTCTGAACGAAGAGGAGACCGACACCAGGGCTACCAGCAAATCACCCTGCGTGACACCAGACCCGACAGCACCCAG AAGAATCACAGATAAGTGCAATGGGAATTCCAAAGTTAGTCATGACACCAAAAGGCAAGTCCCATTTCTGGATAAAGAGAAGAACATTGCATTCCTGTTGAAGGAGCTGGACTCACTACGAGACCTCAATAAGAAG ctccaTGAAAAGCTGGCCCTGAAGGAGAAGGAGCTTGAGACTATGCGATTGGACAGCCAACTTCAGGAAGAGAAACTTGGAGCCGATGCCTGTGAGAGAGCTGCAG cATTAGTGGAGGAGATTTATAAAGCTCAGAGGGAGAGGGACCAGGCTGTCATGGCCAGACTGCGGCTAGCTAATGAGGAACGGGATGAGGCTCTTCTTCGAGCCAAGAAGCTTCAAGAGGCAGCACTTGA TTTGCAGGTGCAGGTAGTTATGAG GCTGGAGAATATTAACCCAGAGGAAACTGACATG gacctGGAGGAATTACTCAACAGAGTGAGCAGTGCGGATTCTGCCTTGAGCATTGAGCAGAGTGGTATGGCCATCCTAGAGCGCATTCAGAGGGCTAGGGAGCGCCGCTCTAAGATCACCTCTGAGGAGATGAAAGCTGTCATAGAAGAGCGAGACAATGCCTTCACCAGG TGCCAGCGCCTGGACCAAGAGCTTCTTCACACCAGAGAGCTGAGCCAGGCCAACACACGTCACTTGAACATGGCAAACAATCAGGAACAAGTGCACAAG ATTCAGTTAGAATTGGAGgctgtacagagagagaggaatattGCTATGGAACATGGGCACAAACTGGATGAGGAGCTCCAGGCTATGCGTAGGTGCCACAG